A section of the Acanthochromis polyacanthus isolate Apoly-LR-REF ecotype Palm Island chromosome 13, KAUST_Apoly_ChrSc, whole genome shotgun sequence genome encodes:
- the LOC110955224 gene encoding testis-expressed protein 26 — protein MAAKDSKQWWDPYETSYKTQFINQPNSAAEILLRPMSTSFIDSYSKSEPFGSTVYNKDFCWKPVCKPECIRTGTASGQRRNNPHPSQSFMMWRLPRDAARNSEYVAFPWKCPPSEGMIRKALTAQYSSTYTCDFMGLPQGYEGITKAEGQLARLHSRRHMPLSADTEMRANYRLPKPELLGNLLHYSCKKNPNLACCGVVPTVVQRHIHTQKQKGSDVTTYDRFCGKRVGDFTSVINSLLPQELQQLHRVLPEEEKEAVNSVLSKEACPDNGEKMNKLPAVVRRSCSPAWISSWPGPL, from the exons ATGGCAGCCAAAG ATAGCAAGCAGTGGTGGGATCCGTATGAAACATCTTATAAAACACAGTTCATCAACCAGCCAAACTCAGCTGCAGAGATTCTGCT GCGCCCAATGTCAACATCATTTATAGACTCCTATTCAAAGTCGGAACCTTTTGGTTCAACTGTATACAATAAGGACTTCTGCTGGAAGCCGGTCTGTAAACCTGAATGCATTCGCACAGGAACAGCCTCAGGACAGAGGAGAAACAACCCGCATCCCAGCCAG tctttcatgatgtggaggctgccGAGGGATGCTGCACGAAACTCTGAGTATGTTGCGTTTCCCTGGAAATGTCCCCCATCTGAGGGCATGATACGTAAAGCATTGacagcgcagtactcctccacCTACACATGTGACTTCATGGGTTTGCCTCAAG GATATGAGGGCATCACTAAAGCAGAAGGACAACTTGCACGGCTGCACAGCAGGCGTCACATGCCACTCTCCGCTGACACTGAGATGAGAGCCAATTACCGCCTGCCAAAGCCTGAGCTGCTGGGAAATCTCCTTCACtacagctgcaaaaaaaatccaaacctgGCCTGCTGTGGTGTCG TTCCAACTGTTGTGCAAAGACACATCCACACTCAGAAGCAGAAGGGATCAGATGTGACAACCTATGACCGGTTTTGTGGAAAGAGAGTCGGTGATTTCACATCTGTGATAAATTCTCTGCTGCCCCAGGAGCTGCAGCAACTGCACAGAGTTTTACCTGAGGAGG AAAAGGAGGCAGTAAACTCAGTTTTGAGTAAAGAGGCTTGTCCAGACAATGGGgagaaaatgaataaacttCCAGCAGTGGTGCGTAGGTCCTGCTCACCTGCGTGGATATCAAGCTGGCCAGGACCTCTCTAA